One genomic region from Amia ocellicauda isolate fAmiCal2 chromosome 4, fAmiCal2.hap1, whole genome shotgun sequence encodes:
- the LOC136748130 gene encoding coiled-coil domain-containing protein 88B isoform X2, giving the protein MLKSSIRHKKPPLSSHSSTARDVGSSQPVVYLSHSTSKGKPFHTKSGHIDSQRYRGHLLQGQKQWASEQRDKKRQSLLELEEAGGHRNPWQPLALQASSGSTGLVLQKDATQGSVFQEAAEILEEQLQQGYQEEALLLRRSLESIRQQYVIRLQGLESEVRTAERERERARRESRAARAEQQALLQEHGQLLHTLRRVREKLEQQEVHRRQYTRNQEAPPALHKTRGKQGKHHPPH; this is encoded by the exons ATGCTTAAATCATCCATCAGACATAAGAAGCCACCTCTTAGCAGCCATTCCAGCACAG cCAGAGATGTAGGGAGCAGTCAGCCTGTGGTTTATCTCTCTCACTCCACTTCCAAAGGGAAGCCCTTCCACACAAAGTCTGGACATATAGATAGCCAGAGATACAGGGGACACCTGCTGCAGGGACAG AAGCAATGGGCTTCAGAGCAACGGGACAAAAAGCGGCAGTCACTactggagctggaggaggctGGGGGCCACAGGAACCCCTGGCAGCCCCTGGCACTGCAGGCCTCAAGTGGGAGTACAGGCCTGG TCCTGCAGAAGGATGCTACCCAGGGGAGTGTCTTCCAGGAAGCAGCAGAGATTCTTGAGGAGCAATTACAACAGGGCTACCAGGAGGAGGCACTGTTACTCAGAAGGTCTCTGGAGAGCATCAGACAGCAGTATGTCATCAG ACTGCAGGGGCTGGAGTCCGAGGTGCGCACAGCGGAGCGGGAGAGGGAGCGTGCCCGTCGGGAGAGCAGGGCGGCCAGAGCGGAGCAGCAGGCTCTGCTGCAGGAGCATGGGCAGCTGCTCCACACGCTGCGCAGGGTCAGGGAGAAGCTGGAGCAGCAGGAGGTGCACAGGAGACAATACACCAGGAACCAGGAGGCTCCCCCAGCACTGCACAAAACCAGAGGGAAACAGGGGAAACATCACCCACCTCACTGA
- the LOC136748130 gene encoding coiled-coil domain-containing protein 88B isoform X1, with protein MGRMLKSSIRHKKPPLSSHSSTARDVGSSQPVVYLSHSTSKGKPFHTKSGHIDSQRYRGHLLQGQKQWASEQRDKKRQSLLELEEAGGHRNPWQPLALQASSGSTGLVLQKDATQGSVFQEAAEILEEQLQQGYQEEALLLRRSLESIRQQYVIRLQGLESEVRTAERERERARRESRAARAEQQALLQEHGQLLHTLRRVREKLEQQEVHRRQYTRNQEAPPALHKTRGKQGKHHPPH; from the exons ATGGGGA GAATGCTTAAATCATCCATCAGACATAAGAAGCCACCTCTTAGCAGCCATTCCAGCACAG cCAGAGATGTAGGGAGCAGTCAGCCTGTGGTTTATCTCTCTCACTCCACTTCCAAAGGGAAGCCCTTCCACACAAAGTCTGGACATATAGATAGCCAGAGATACAGGGGACACCTGCTGCAGGGACAG AAGCAATGGGCTTCAGAGCAACGGGACAAAAAGCGGCAGTCACTactggagctggaggaggctGGGGGCCACAGGAACCCCTGGCAGCCCCTGGCACTGCAGGCCTCAAGTGGGAGTACAGGCCTGG TCCTGCAGAAGGATGCTACCCAGGGGAGTGTCTTCCAGGAAGCAGCAGAGATTCTTGAGGAGCAATTACAACAGGGCTACCAGGAGGAGGCACTGTTACTCAGAAGGTCTCTGGAGAGCATCAGACAGCAGTATGTCATCAG ACTGCAGGGGCTGGAGTCCGAGGTGCGCACAGCGGAGCGGGAGAGGGAGCGTGCCCGTCGGGAGAGCAGGGCGGCCAGAGCGGAGCAGCAGGCTCTGCTGCAGGAGCATGGGCAGCTGCTCCACACGCTGCGCAGGGTCAGGGAGAAGCTGGAGCAGCAGGAGGTGCACAGGAGACAATACACCAGGAACCAGGAGGCTCCCCCAGCACTGCACAAAACCAGAGGGAAACAGGGGAAACATCACCCACCTCACTGA